From Varibaculum massiliense, a single genomic window includes:
- the hemE gene encoding uroporphyrinogen decarboxylase has translation MSEQNSFLKAVRGLRPEKTPVWFMRQAGRSLPEYRRLRSDNDMLTACTTPDLAAEITLQPVRRYGVDAAIFFSDIVTPLYLAGLEVEIVPGKGPVFAEPILEPQDVDRLTSHKGFDPDCITEAAQIACSELGETPLIAFAAAPFTLASYLIGKTRSKNHLEARAFMHSYPDAWNRLARWCADMSAAFIAAQIAGGARTAQVFDSWVGDLSRADYQTYCSEHSRVVIDSAHAHGVPVIHFGVGAASLLDLMRDVGAECIGVDWRLPLGEAVKLIEHGPGDRFAVQGNIDPAILFASAQVRRDHVNQVLAEGKKAATHIVNLGHGVPPNADPAVLQEIVDQVHESR, from the coding sequence ATGTCTGAGCAAAATTCTTTTCTAAAAGCAGTTCGCGGCCTGCGCCCCGAGAAAACTCCGGTTTGGTTTATGCGCCAAGCCGGGCGTTCCCTGCCGGAGTATCGCCGCCTGCGCTCTGATAACGATATGCTCACCGCCTGCACCACCCCTGACCTGGCTGCCGAAATCACCCTGCAACCGGTTCGCCGCTACGGGGTGGACGCCGCGATTTTCTTTTCCGATATTGTTACCCCGCTTTATCTGGCGGGCTTAGAGGTAGAGATTGTTCCCGGTAAAGGCCCGGTTTTTGCCGAGCCTATCCTGGAGCCTCAGGACGTTGACCGCCTCACCAGCCACAAAGGTTTTGATCCGGATTGTATTACCGAAGCTGCCCAGATTGCCTGCTCCGAGCTGGGTGAAACTCCCCTGATTGCTTTTGCGGCTGCGCCTTTCACTTTGGCGTCCTATCTAATTGGGAAAACCCGCTCGAAAAATCACCTGGAAGCGCGGGCTTTTATGCATTCCTATCCGGATGCCTGGAACCGGCTCGCCCGCTGGTGCGCCGATATGTCAGCGGCTTTCATTGCCGCCCAAATTGCCGGCGGGGCGCGCACTGCCCAAGTTTTTGATTCCTGGGTGGGCGACCTTTCGCGCGCTGACTATCAAACCTACTGCTCAGAGCATTCCCGGGTGGTTATTGATTCCGCCCATGCCCACGGGGTACCGGTGATTCACTTCGGGGTGGGGGCCGCCTCCTTGCTGGATTTAATGCGTGACGTAGGCGCCGAATGCATCGGGGTAGACTGGCGACTGCCCCTCGGCGAAGCCGTAAAGTTAATCGAACACGGCCCCGGCGACCGCTTTGCGGTGCAAGGAAATATCGATCCTGCGATTTTGTTTGCCTCTGCTCAGGTGCGCCGCGACCACGTCAATCAGGTTTTAGCGGAAGGCAAGAAAGCCGCCACCCATATCGTCAACCTGGGACACGGGGTACCCCCGAACGCTGACCCGGCGGTTTTACAAGAAATCGTCGACCAGGTACATGAATCGCGTTAA
- a CDS encoding adenylosuccinate synthase — protein MPALIVVGAQWGDEGKGKVTDLVGQSVDWVVKFNGGNNAGHTIVVGDQKFGLHLIPAGILSPTVTPVIGNGVVVDLEVMFAEIKMLEEAGVDCSRLKVSLNAHIIPPYNKVMDGLAERSLGERKIGTTGRGIGPTYADKMNRIGLRIQDLFDESILRQKVRSALSGKNFVIEKQFGEEPIDPETISDQLLSYADKVRPMVFDCTTELNLALDRGETILLEGGQATMLDIDHGTYPFVTSSSCTAGGACSGSGIGPTRINRVIGIAKAYTTRVGEGPFPTELFGKEGEELRQSGGEFGVTTGRPRRTGWFDSVVARYAARVNGLTDLVITKLDVLSRYDEIPVCVAYDVDGQRFDDLPADQTAFHHAQPIYEMLPGWHEDISACKTFADLPVKAQEYIHRLEELSGCRISVVGVGPDREETIVRHQLLD, from the coding sequence ATGCCCGCACTGATTGTTGTCGGAGCCCAATGGGGAGACGAAGGAAAGGGTAAAGTCACCGACCTAGTTGGCCAGAGCGTTGACTGGGTGGTGAAGTTTAATGGCGGCAATAATGCTGGTCACACCATTGTAGTCGGGGATCAAAAGTTTGGTTTACACCTGATTCCTGCCGGCATCCTCTCCCCCACGGTCACCCCGGTAATCGGTAACGGAGTGGTAGTTGACCTGGAAGTAATGTTCGCCGAAATCAAGATGTTGGAAGAGGCCGGGGTCGACTGTTCCCGGCTAAAGGTTTCGCTCAACGCCCACATCATTCCCCCGTACAACAAGGTGATGGATGGACTGGCGGAACGCTCCTTGGGGGAGCGCAAGATCGGTACCACCGGACGCGGGATTGGTCCAACTTATGCAGATAAGATGAACCGGATTGGTCTGCGCATCCAGGATTTATTTGACGAATCAATTTTGCGGCAGAAAGTTCGCTCCGCTCTGTCGGGTAAGAACTTTGTAATCGAAAAACAGTTCGGTGAAGAACCTATCGATCCCGAAACTATTTCTGACCAGCTGCTTTCTTATGCCGATAAAGTACGCCCCATGGTTTTTGACTGCACCACAGAGCTCAACCTGGCTCTAGATCGCGGGGAAACTATCCTCTTAGAGGGCGGTCAAGCCACCATGTTGGATATTGATCATGGCACCTATCCCTTCGTGACCTCCTCGTCTTGTACCGCGGGCGGTGCCTGCTCCGGGTCGGGAATCGGGCCGACTCGCATCAACAGAGTTATCGGGATTGCCAAGGCCTACACTACTCGCGTAGGCGAAGGACCTTTCCCTACGGAACTTTTTGGTAAAGAGGGCGAAGAACTGCGGCAATCAGGCGGAGAGTTCGGGGTAACTACCGGACGTCCGCGGCGTACTGGCTGGTTCGATTCGGTAGTTGCTCGCTACGCCGCTCGGGTCAATGGGCTTACTGACTTGGTGATTACCAAGCTGGATGTGCTCTCTAGGTATGACGAAATTCCGGTTTGTGTAGCTTATGACGTTGATGGTCAGCGTTTTGATGATCTCCCCGCGGATCAGACTGCTTTCCACCATGCCCAGCCGATTTACGAAATGCTGCCAGGCTGGCACGAAGATATCAGCGCCTGCAAGACCTTCGCAGATTTACCGGTAAAGGCACAGGAATATATTCATCGCCTAGAAGAGCTCTCCGGATGCCGCATTAGCGTAGTCGGGGTAGGACCTGACCGCGAAGAAACTATCGTGCGCCATCAGTTGCTGGATTAG
- a CDS encoding ferrochelatase: MSQVLSQYDAVMVVSYGGPRQMEDVLPFMRNATSGRGVPDERLKQVSTHYGRFHGISPINARNLEIRRALELELSRRGDEIEVVIGNRNWHPFIHDTLCDLAMRGLTRVLCIFTSAYVCYSGCRQYREDLAAAKAQLQAQDLSLELDKVRAYYTTEGFVSAYTKRLVNAVRTMEESTGRIPYVAFVTHSIPRAMQECSGPTDHSRPDYHRQHQQVCAEVVARAIKELGRELPWDLSFCSRSGPPQMPWLEPDINDRLTQLKAAGITDVACVPIGFICDHMEVVYDLDTEAKETAAQLGLNYLRVPTVGTDSDFIGALADLVTERAGEKAGGEVVYAPDALEPRWPAWAPPGDSRVSKHGADLPVEFEIKQN, from the coding sequence GTGAGTCAGGTTCTTTCCCAATACGATGCGGTGATGGTGGTCAGTTATGGCGGACCGCGACAAATGGAGGACGTGTTGCCGTTTATGCGCAACGCTACTTCCGGGCGGGGAGTTCCCGATGAACGCTTGAAACAGGTTTCCACTCACTACGGACGTTTCCACGGAATTAGCCCCATAAATGCTCGTAACCTGGAAATCCGCCGCGCCCTCGAGTTAGAGCTCAGCCGGCGCGGAGACGAAATCGAAGTCGTGATCGGTAACCGCAACTGGCACCCCTTTATTCACGACACCCTTTGTGACTTAGCGATGCGGGGGCTTACCCGGGTACTCTGTATTTTCACCTCCGCCTATGTTTGCTATTCGGGATGCCGACAGTACCGAGAAGACTTAGCCGCTGCGAAAGCCCAGCTGCAAGCCCAGGATTTATCGTTGGAACTGGACAAAGTGCGCGCCTACTACACTACCGAAGGCTTCGTGAGCGCCTATACGAAACGCCTGGTAAATGCGGTGCGCACTATGGAAGAAAGTACTGGACGGATTCCTTACGTAGCGTTCGTGACCCATTCGATTCCCCGCGCCATGCAGGAATGTTCCGGTCCTACCGATCACTCCCGCCCTGATTATCACCGACAGCACCAGCAAGTATGTGCCGAGGTGGTGGCGCGAGCCATTAAAGAACTAGGGCGCGAGCTGCCTTGGGATTTGTCCTTCTGCTCCCGCTCGGGGCCACCCCAAATGCCCTGGCTAGAGCCCGATATTAATGACCGGTTGACGCAGCTGAAAGCAGCGGGAATAACCGACGTTGCCTGTGTACCTATCGGGTTTATCTGCGATCATATGGAAGTGGTCTATGACCTGGATACTGAGGCCAAAGAAACCGCAGCCCAGCTGGGGCTTAATTATTTACGGGTGCCCACGGTGGGCACTGATTCCGATTTTATAGGAGCACTCGCGGACTTGGTGACCGAGCGCGCGGGGGAAAAGGCCGGTGGCGAGGTCGTCTACGCCCCAGATGCCCTGGAACCGCGGTGGCCGGCATGGGCTCCGCCAGGAGATTCCCGGGTCAGCAAACACGGCGCTGACCTGCCAGTAGAGTTTGAAATAAAACAAAATTAG
- a CDS encoding glutamyl-tRNA reductase, whose amino-acid sequence MTRGKLGGSFRKIKTWSNEPVGLSSYSVHHLRHGLSAVAAAASTTEGLPQDLLQRLPEVLGVMPLSTCNRVEIIIETAPSLSDEQQAGVDRYIQSRLGTVCEIRRDRQVLEHLFRVACGLDSMVVGEREISGQLRRALKVATQQRVSSATITRACQGALSTSRRVAQLTGIASQGRSVVACALEMATTRINPLAGTPTLLIGTGSYAGAAVAALRAKGVQDIAVYSTSGRAERFASGHDLQPVAKDQLVAALEAATLIVACRGMGSPVLTKEEVQRALALSSGEKTILDLALQTDIEDGIADLERVRVIDLEEISAHVPEAGKAQVKRAEEIVTEGVEEAEALLADRQMDSVVVALRDSFRQVLADEVARLPKGESIPREEVEYALRHLAARLAHIPTINAHRAGREGMGREYVNALQQVWGLDLDIPAGSGDTEPACPVTGLSVDDLKQETPGKEGQ is encoded by the coding sequence GTGACTAGGGGTAAACTGGGCGGTTCTTTTAGAAAAATAAAAACATGGTCTAATGAGCCCGTGGGTCTTTCTTCCTATTCGGTACATCATCTCCGGCACGGGCTTAGCGCCGTGGCGGCAGCTGCTAGTACCACCGAGGGGCTTCCTCAAGATCTACTCCAGCGCCTACCCGAGGTGTTGGGAGTTATGCCCCTTTCGACCTGCAACCGGGTAGAAATCATTATCGAAACCGCGCCTTCGCTCTCCGATGAGCAACAAGCTGGGGTAGATCGCTATATCCAATCCCGACTCGGCACCGTCTGTGAAATCCGCCGTGACCGCCAGGTATTGGAACATTTATTCCGGGTAGCCTGCGGACTGGACTCCATGGTGGTGGGAGAGCGGGAAATCTCTGGTCAGTTGCGCCGTGCCCTGAAAGTTGCCACCCAGCAACGCGTATCCTCGGCAACTATCACCCGCGCCTGCCAAGGAGCGCTCAGTACTTCCCGTCGGGTTGCGCAGCTAACCGGAATCGCCTCCCAGGGGCGTTCGGTAGTGGCTTGCGCCCTAGAGATGGCGACCACCCGCATAAATCCTCTGGCAGGTACCCCTACGCTTTTGATTGGCACCGGCTCCTATGCAGGAGCAGCAGTGGCGGCCCTACGCGCCAAAGGAGTCCAAGATATCGCGGTTTATTCTACTTCTGGGCGAGCTGAGCGTTTCGCCTCTGGGCATGACTTGCAACCGGTTGCCAAAGATCAGCTGGTGGCGGCTTTAGAAGCTGCGACTTTGATTGTTGCCTGCCGTGGCATGGGCTCGCCGGTACTGACCAAAGAGGAAGTGCAGCGAGCTTTAGCGCTATCAAGCGGCGAAAAAACCATTCTGGATTTGGCCTTACAAACCGATATCGAGGACGGGATAGCCGATTTAGAGCGGGTGCGGGTAATCGACCTAGAAGAAATTAGCGCCCACGTACCTGAAGCGGGGAAAGCACAGGTAAAACGGGCAGAAGAAATCGTGACCGAGGGAGTAGAGGAAGCCGAAGCGCTGCTCGCGGATCGACAGATGGATTCGGTAGTGGTGGCGCTGCGCGATAGTTTCCGCCAGGTGCTGGCCGATGAGGTCGCCCGCCTGCCGAAAGGGGAAAGCATTCCCCGCGAAGAAGTCGAATACGCGCTGCGACATCTGGCGGCGCGCCTGGCACATATCCCCACTATCAACGCCCACCGCGCCGGACGCGAGGGCATGGGGCGTGAATACGTAAACGCCCTCCAGCAAGTGTGGGGATTAGATTTGGATATTCCAGCGGGATCGGGAGATACAGAACCTGCCTGTCCGGTAACCGGCTTGAGCGTTGATGATTTGAAACAGGAAACCCCCGGTAAGGAGGGACAGTGA
- the hemQ gene encoding hydrogen peroxide-dependent heme synthase translates to MAHPMPNDVSPDPRDHKVDPDEVNARNNFSMHAVFELALPLPAEEAERAAMARELEETISELGVTVRGWYDVAGYRADADLMFWFLDESNDKLQDAYHAVLNSRLGAHLVPVWSIMSAHMTAEFNKPHLPACFGGWAPRAYAAVYPFVRSLEWYYLPKAKRSAMLAEHGRNGAGYLDVAVSTLATFALNDYEWSVTLESDDINRVMGVLRQQRDCEARLHVRQDTPFYTGKRMELSEWVQRQTIAQ, encoded by the coding sequence ATGGCTCATCCGATGCCCAATGATGTGTCCCCCGATCCTCGCGATCATAAGGTGGATCCGGACGAAGTAAATGCGCGCAATAACTTTTCTATGCACGCGGTTTTCGAGCTGGCCTTGCCGCTACCTGCCGAGGAGGCAGAGCGGGCAGCCATGGCACGCGAACTAGAGGAAACCATCTCCGAATTGGGAGTAACGGTGCGTGGCTGGTATGACGTTGCCGGATACCGCGCCGACGCGGATCTGATGTTCTGGTTCCTGGATGAATCCAATGACAAACTGCAAGATGCCTATCACGCGGTGTTGAATTCCCGCCTGGGAGCTCACCTGGTGCCGGTGTGGTCAATTATGAGCGCTCACATGACTGCTGAGTTTAATAAACCGCATCTGCCGGCCTGTTTCGGGGGTTGGGCCCCGCGTGCCTATGCGGCGGTTTATCCCTTTGTGCGTTCCCTGGAGTGGTATTACCTGCCGAAGGCTAAGCGCAGCGCTATGCTCGCTGAACATGGTCGCAATGGTGCCGGCTACCTGGATGTAGCGGTTTCCACCTTGGCGACTTTCGCGCTTAACGATTACGAATGGTCAGTGACCTTGGAGTCCGATGATATTAATCGAGTAATGGGGGTACTGCGCCAGCAGCGTGATTGTGAAGCTCGCCTGCATGTACGTCAAGACACTCCCTTCTATACCGGCAAGCGAATGGAACTATCCGAGTGGGTGCAGCGCCAGACCATCGCCCAGTAA
- the cysS gene encoding cysteine--tRNA ligase, with protein sequence MSLRIYDSARHRIVDFEPVKAGHVGIYLCGATVQGSPHIGHVRSAIAFDVLIRWLRRSGYQVTYVRNVTDIDDKILNKSAEAGWDWWAWAYRFEQEFAAAYRALGVLPPTYEPRATGQIPEQIALTQRLIDAGHAYSDGNGNVYFDVKSLKDYGSLTRQKLSDMRTTEDESQIDSQIEAGKRDPRDFALWKAAKDSEPETAKWDSPWGKGRPGWHLECSAMSRRYLGEAFDIHGGGIDLRFPHHENEQAQSHGAGWPFAKYWMHNAWVTIKGEKMSKSLGNSLVVSEILKTTPAAVLRLALGTTHYRSTVEYSPETLEQAGETWNKFASSLARFAQVAPEVGQASPQELAAALLPEAFCEAMDDDLNIAAAQAVIHEKIKQANTAFEGGKTDEGAKVAIQIRAMLEVLGLDPLSEQWWEADSGNDSAAAAALEKLVADQLEQRVQARKEKDWARADGIRDRLSAAGIVIEDGASGSTWHLG encoded by the coding sequence ATGAGCCTTCGAATTTATGATTCCGCCCGTCACCGCATCGTGGACTTCGAGCCGGTCAAGGCCGGACATGTAGGAATTTACCTGTGTGGAGCCACCGTGCAAGGGTCTCCCCATATTGGGCATGTGCGTTCGGCAATTGCCTTTGATGTGCTGATTCGGTGGTTGCGTCGCAGTGGCTATCAGGTCACTTATGTGCGTAACGTGACCGATATTGACGACAAGATCTTAAATAAATCCGCGGAGGCCGGTTGGGATTGGTGGGCGTGGGCCTATCGCTTCGAGCAAGAGTTCGCCGCTGCCTATCGCGCCCTGGGAGTGCTGCCTCCCACCTATGAACCGCGTGCCACCGGGCAGATTCCTGAACAAATCGCTCTCACCCAGCGTCTTATCGATGCTGGTCACGCCTATAGTGACGGGAACGGAAACGTCTATTTCGATGTTAAATCGTTAAAGGATTACGGCTCGCTTACCCGGCAAAAGCTCTCTGATATGCGCACTACCGAGGACGAGAGCCAAATTGATAGCCAAATAGAGGCGGGCAAACGCGATCCGCGCGACTTCGCCCTCTGGAAAGCAGCGAAAGACAGCGAACCTGAAACCGCCAAGTGGGATTCGCCCTGGGGTAAAGGACGTCCCGGCTGGCATTTAGAGTGTTCAGCGATGTCGCGGCGCTACCTGGGTGAAGCCTTCGATATCCACGGGGGCGGCATTGACCTGCGTTTCCCGCATCACGAAAATGAGCAGGCGCAATCTCATGGTGCCGGTTGGCCTTTCGCTAAATACTGGATGCATAACGCCTGGGTAACTATTAAAGGTGAAAAAATGTCGAAATCGCTGGGGAACTCCCTGGTGGTGTCGGAGATTTTGAAGACCACGCCGGCGGCGGTGCTTCGCTTGGCCTTGGGAACTACTCACTACCGTTCGACTGTGGAGTATTCCCCAGAAACCTTGGAGCAGGCGGGTGAAACCTGGAACAAGTTTGCCTCTTCCCTGGCGCGCTTTGCCCAGGTGGCTCCCGAAGTCGGTCAAGCGAGCCCTCAAGAGTTAGCAGCTGCCCTCCTCCCGGAAGCTTTTTGTGAAGCTATGGACGATGATCTAAATATCGCGGCTGCTCAAGCCGTGATACACGAGAAAATCAAGCAGGCAAATACCGCTTTTGAAGGCGGGAAAACTGACGAGGGCGCAAAGGTTGCCATCCAAATTCGCGCCATGCTAGAGGTCTTGGGACTAGATCCTCTCTCTGAGCAATGGTGGGAAGCAGACAGTGGTAATGATTCTGCCGCCGCCGCTGCCTTAGAAAAACTGGTCGCTGACCAGCTGGAACAGCGAGTTCAAGCACGCAAAGAAAAAGATTGGGCGCGCGCGGACGGGATCCGCGACCGCTTAAGCGCGGCCGGGATAGTCATTGAGGACGGAGCTAGCGGCTCCACTTGGCATTTAGGTTAG
- a CDS encoding Crp/Fnr family transcriptional regulator — protein sequence MIGLDSSFIARIPLFEGLDQEAQMRLFSMMGQTTLRRGENLFEEGDDGDRLYIVAEGKIKLSHQSVDGRENLLAVLGPGEILGELTLFDPGQRSTTATAVSPARLVFLNHSDLMAFLEDNPSLAKHMLKALAKRLRRTNGTLADLVFSDVPGRVAKALLDLADRFGIRTEDGIHVPHDLTQEELAQLVGASRETVNKSLAEFVSRGWIRLEGRAVTLIDVDRLARRAR from the coding sequence GTGATTGGTTTGGATTCGTCCTTTATAGCTAGAATTCCCCTATTTGAGGGGCTTGACCAGGAAGCACAGATGCGTCTGTTCTCAATGATGGGGCAAACCACGTTGCGACGTGGGGAAAACCTATTTGAAGAGGGCGATGATGGCGATCGCTTGTACATCGTGGCCGAGGGGAAAATAAAACTTTCCCATCAGTCCGTAGATGGGCGCGAGAATCTGCTGGCAGTGCTAGGTCCCGGGGAAATTCTGGGTGAGCTCACCCTTTTTGATCCCGGTCAGCGTTCCACTACCGCTACTGCGGTTTCCCCTGCCCGCTTGGTTTTCTTAAACCATTCAGATTTGATGGCGTTCCTGGAGGATAACCCCTCTTTGGCGAAGCACATGTTGAAAGCCCTAGCGAAACGCTTACGGCGCACCAATGGCACGCTCGCGGATTTGGTGTTCTCGGATGTACCCGGCAGGGTAGCCAAAGCGCTACTGGATCTGGCCGATCGTTTCGGGATTCGCACCGAGGACGGAATTCACGTACCTCACGATCTCACCCAGGAAGAACTAGCTCAGCTGGTGGGGGCATCGCGCGAAACCGTAAACAAGTCCTTGGCCGAGTTTGTATCCCGTGGATGGATTAGGCTCGAAGGGCGGGCAGTCACCTTGATTGATGTTGACCGCTTGGCGCGGCGTGCTCGCTAG